CTGCTTCACGAGATGTTGATGCTTTGGGGGGCTAGGGTTTCTGAATTGAGACTTTCGGAAAGGAAAGAGTTTGATTTAACTGAAAAGGTTTGGACTGTTCTAAAAGAGCACAGCAAGGGCTACGAAGTCCATGCTGATAAGCTGTTCTGGCATATCAAGAAGCTTGGTTGACTCCGCCTTTAATGATCCACTCGTTAACCGCTTCCCGGAGATAGGCTTTTGGCCTAGTCCTGATCGGCTTCGGGAAGTTATGCTGGTTCGTGTAGTTCCAGATGGTTTGGCGTGAAGAAATCCCGAGGACGTTCATCACTTCGCTTTCTTGAATAAGTGGACTTGTTTCGCTAATCATAATTTTTCCTTAGTTAAACCGAATTGTTGAACCCTTAAACCACCCACCGCAGACGACGCCTTTCACCCGTTTACCGCTCTGTCCTGTTGCGACAAACTCAGTGCGGTACACGTTATCATCGCTGCACCCTGTGAATGAGTAACCTTCAATTCTGATGTTTGTGAATCCGCTATTCGCCAATACGTTTGTTGCTTCAGTTGGGTCTGTGCAACCGGTTATCGCCAGCACTGCTATCAGTAAAATTCGCTTCAATTGGTTTCCTCCAGGCGTAAAAAAAACCGCACTCGGCGGTCATATATAGTCTTTAATCTGAAAATCTAAGCTGATTAGCTCACTGATAAACTGTGATGTGGCTCGTGGTTTACATGTGAGCTATTTTGTGTGTGGAAATGGTTTTGTGGGTTATTTATGACACTTCTGGATTTGGTGCGGATGCCGAATCACGACAATATGATTCATCGGAAACATACGACAGGGTCCCGTAACCGCTCAAGCTGTATCCTATTAGTTGCGCCAACTGCATGCGGTCGTCGTCGGAAAAATCATCTAGCGCCATCTCATTCAATCCATAGCCATGCGCCGTTGAGAAATCCAGTAACTTTCTGACGATCTGGTTTTCCTTGAAACGCAGCGTGCCGTGCGAATCAAAAACTATTACCTGCATTGGCAACTTGTAAGGCTCGCTTACAGGTTCCAACTGTTCAGGATTACTTGACGGTTGGAGTTGTGGTGCTGCGTATAGCAGGGTGCCACATGGTAGGTTGGCGATGAGCAGTGCGCTGTAAGTTTTACCTGAACCACTTGGCCCGGTAAGTGCCAGCCGTAAAGGAGGTACATTAAGGCTCAATGGA
This genomic window from Buttiauxella gaviniae contains:
- a CDS encoding ATP-binding protein, translated to MSLNVPPLRLALTGPSGSGKTYSALLIANLPCGTLLYAAPQLQPSSNPEQLEPVSEPYKLPMQVIVFDSHGTLRFKENQIVRKLLDFSTAHGYGLNEMALDDFSDDDRMQLAQLIGYSLSGYGTLSYVSDESYCRDSASAPNPEVS
- a CDS encoding helix-turn-helix transcriptional regulator; protein product: MISETSPLIQESEVMNVLGISSRQTIWNYTNQHNFPKPIRTRPKAYLREAVNEWIIKGGVNQAS